In a single window of the Flavobacterium ammoniigenes genome:
- a CDS encoding phosphatase PAP2 family protein, producing the protein MNSFHTKTLNLIFNGITFLGDGVFTLLVCVVVLIFFKKHSNLVLILLLAYLGSGLLAQFFKVIIHAPRPSLYFKLHNYKLYLDTFSNSRVGFNSFPSGHSSSVFALFTVLSIYCKRKWVCYSSIIIAALAGYSRIYLAHHFLIDVFVGGLIGLVFGTFSVIWFESKGAHLVKRIQDKFKLTKQTDFTNSNLVN; encoded by the coding sequence TTGAATAGCTTTCATACTAAAACATTAAATTTAATTTTCAATGGCATCACTTTTTTGGGTGATGGCGTATTTACATTGTTAGTTTGTGTAGTGGTTTTAATTTTTTTTAAGAAGCACAGCAATCTTGTTCTTATTTTACTTTTAGCTTATTTGGGTTCGGGCTTATTAGCCCAATTTTTCAAAGTAATCATACATGCACCACGTCCTAGTTTGTATTTTAAACTTCATAATTACAAATTGTATTTGGATACTTTTTCAAATAGTAGGGTAGGATTTAATAGTTTTCCTTCTGGGCATTCGTCATCTGTTTTTGCATTATTTACAGTACTTTCTATTTATTGTAAAAGAAAATGGGTGTGCTATAGTTCCATTATAATTGCAGCTTTGGCAGGGTATTCTAGAATTTATTTGGCACATCATTTTTTAATTGATGTTTTTGTAGGAGGACTTATTGGACTAGTTTTTGGCACTTTTTCTGTGATATGGTTTGAAAGTAAAGGTGCTCATCTTGTAAAACGAATTCAAGACAAATTCAAATTGACAAAACAAACTGATTTTACCAACTCAAATCTCGTCAATTGA
- a CDS encoding GtrA family protein, whose protein sequence is MFYIKFIKFGLVGASGLVIDFFITWLLKEKLHFNKYFANSVGFILAVSNNYILNRLYTFQNSDSNIGAQFTSFLLIALIGFGINMLLLYLLQTYTKTNFYLSKIIITLIVFIWNFGANNWYTFK, encoded by the coding sequence ATGTTTTACATTAAATTTATAAAGTTTGGATTAGTTGGTGCAAGCGGACTAGTTATCGATTTTTTTATTACCTGGCTCTTAAAAGAAAAGCTCCATTTCAATAAATATTTTGCTAATTCAGTGGGGTTTATCTTGGCTGTTTCCAATAATTACATTCTTAATAGACTGTATACTTTTCAAAATTCCGACTCCAATATAGGGGCGCAATTTACTAGCTTTTTACTCATTGCGCTGATTGGTTTTGGAATTAATATGCTATTGCTTTATTTACTTCAAACCTACACCAAAACAAATTTTTATCTTTCCAAAATTATAATCACCCTGATTGTTTTTATATGGAATTTTGGAGCTAATAATTGGTACACTTTTAAATAA
- a CDS encoding ArnT family glycosyltransferase has protein sequence MIFKQSKIIWLIVIATLIRIVLATSIDLGNDEVYYLTYAQHLQWNYFDHPPMVALLIRLTTFNLFFTDAFFVRLGPILLAAINTFLMYVIGCKLKNKTTGFIATLLFTSSIYTSIIAGVFILPDAPQLFFWIICIYLLIEIVTESSNQTNYKLILFGFFAGLCIMSKIHGLFLWIGFAMYVLFYKRTLLFNKFFYLSVLISIVIVSPILIWNIENHFITYTFHSNRVTLDRGFNFNSFFREVLGGALYNNPLNYILIVSALIGLYLNQYSIDQPIKRLLLITSLPLVFILIFISFFRDTLPHWSGPAFVSLILITSMVLSISSDKKNKFPIMVNASLLLTVGIIFSGIVIINNYPGTIGSKQSDNLGKGDVTLDMYQWDYFKSEFNTIYKANLKNGTTTTKFIVNNKWFPAAHIDNYIAQPLHLSFVGLGKLEDIHTYAWLNNYREKLKKGDDAYFITFSNTFSNPNELYSKSFEKINKPIIITQYRKKIAARKMFVYLLESYK, from the coding sequence ATGATATTCAAACAAAGTAAAATCATTTGGTTGATTGTAATCGCTACATTAATTCGAATAGTTTTGGCTACTTCAATTGATTTAGGGAATGACGAGGTATATTATTTGACCTATGCTCAACATTTGCAATGGAATTATTTTGATCATCCACCAATGGTTGCCTTGCTGATTCGTTTAACTACTTTTAATCTATTTTTTACCGATGCATTTTTTGTTAGGTTGGGCCCTATACTTTTAGCTGCCATCAATACCTTTTTGATGTATGTGATTGGTTGTAAATTAAAAAACAAAACTACGGGATTTATAGCGACATTGTTATTTACAAGTTCAATTTACACTAGTATTATTGCAGGAGTATTTATTTTACCTGATGCACCCCAATTGTTTTTTTGGATTATCTGTATTTATTTATTGATTGAAATAGTCACTGAAAGTTCTAATCAAACGAATTACAAATTAATTCTCTTCGGTTTTTTCGCAGGTTTGTGTATAATGAGTAAAATTCATGGCTTATTTTTATGGATTGGGTTTGCGATGTATGTGCTATTTTATAAAAGAACTTTACTTTTTAATAAGTTCTTCTATCTGTCTGTTTTAATTTCAATAGTGATAGTTTCTCCAATTCTTATTTGGAATATCGAAAACCATTTTATTACCTATACTTTTCATAGCAATCGTGTCACTTTAGATAGAGGTTTCAATTTTAATAGTTTTTTCAGAGAAGTTTTAGGAGGAGCTTTGTATAATAATCCGTTAAATTATATTTTGATTGTATCTGCATTGATTGGTCTCTACTTGAATCAATACAGTATCGATCAGCCTATTAAACGATTATTACTTATAACAAGTTTGCCATTGGTATTTATACTGATTTTCATTTCCTTTTTTAGAGATACATTACCGCATTGGTCCGGTCCCGCTTTTGTGAGTTTGATTCTTATCACTTCAATGGTGTTAAGTATATCTTCAGATAAAAAAAATAAATTCCCAATAATGGTAAATGCTTCATTGCTGCTTACAGTTGGAATTATTTTTTCTGGAATTGTAATTATCAATAATTATCCAGGAACTATTGGAAGTAAACAATCTGATAATTTAGGTAAGGGAGACGTAACTTTAGATATGTACCAATGGGATTATTTTAAATCAGAATTTAATACTATTTATAAAGCAAATTTGAAGAACGGTACGACCACTACAAAATTTATAGTCAACAATAAATGGTTTCCAGCGGCCCATATTGATAATTATATTGCTCAACCCTTGCATTTAAGTTTTGTGGGGCTGGGTAAACTGGAGGATATCCATACTTACGCTTGGTTAAATAACTATCGAGAAAAACTAAAAAAAGGGGATGATGCCTATTTTATTACATTTTCAAATACGTTTTCAAATCCTAATGAATTGTACTCTAAATCATTTGAAAAAATTAATAAACCAATCATTATCACTCAATATCGGAAGAAAATTGCTGCGAGAAAAATGTTTGTGTATTTGCTTGAATCGTATAAATAG